From Stenotrophomonas nitritireducens, the proteins below share one genomic window:
- a CDS encoding CidA/LrgA family protein yields MEMLLLSLRRCRVGVKRWLRRSTGLQIGALVGVWLLADVLMRQFGVPVPGGIVGLFVLLLAFALQWLSPRSFSRGAQWLLAEMLLFFVPAAMILLDNRQMFGWLGIKLLAVVVGGTVLVMAVTALTVEGLFRWSQRNES; encoded by the coding sequence ATGGAAATGCTTTTGCTGTCATTGCGTCGTTGCCGGGTAGGCGTGAAACGCTGGCTGCGCCGCAGCACCGGGCTGCAGATTGGCGCGCTGGTGGGTGTCTGGCTGCTGGCCGATGTGCTGATGCGTCAGTTTGGAGTGCCGGTACCCGGCGGCATCGTCGGCCTGTTCGTGCTGTTGCTGGCCTTCGCCCTGCAGTGGCTGTCGCCGCGTTCGTTCAGCCGCGGTGCGCAGTGGCTGTTGGCCGAGATGCTGCTGTTCTTCGTGCCGGCGGCGATGATCCTGCTCGACAACCGGCAGATGTTCGGTTGGCTGGGGATCAAGCTGCTCGCGGTGGTGGTGGGCGGCACCGTGCTGGTGATGGCGGTCACCGCACTTACCGTGGAAGGGTTGTTCCGCTGGAGTCAACGCAATGAATCTTGA
- the guaA gene encoding glutamine-hydrolyzing GMP synthase gives MTNIHNDKILILDFGAQYTQLIARRIREFGVYCEIWAWDHDPAEIAAFGAKGIILSGGPETTTLPGAPAAPQEVFDSGLPLLGICYGLQTMAKQLGGGTEAADQREFGHAEVKLQGNDALLGGLSDHNGEPRLDVWMSHGDHVTHVPPGFAITAVTDRIPVAAMANEEKRWYGVQFHPEVTHTKQGSALLKRFVTDICGCATLWTAANIIDDQIARVREQVGSDEVILGLSGGVDSSVVAALLHKAIGTQLTCVFVDTGLLRFQEGDQVMQMMADNMGVKVVRVNAADRYFKALEGVSDPEAKRKIIGNLFVEIFDEESNKLSNAKWLAQGTIYPDVIESAGSKTGKAHVIKSHHNVGGLPADMKLKLVEPLRELFKDEVRRLGVELGLPRAMVYRHPFPGPGLGVRILGEVKREYAELLGKADAIFIEELRAADLYDKTSQAFAVFLPVKSVGVVGDARAYEWVIALRAVETIDFMTAHWAHLPYDFLGRVSNRIINELRGVSRVVYDISGKPPATIEWE, from the coding sequence ATGACCAACATCCATAACGACAAGATCCTCATCCTCGATTTCGGCGCACAGTACACGCAGCTGATCGCGCGTCGCATCCGCGAGTTCGGCGTGTATTGCGAAATCTGGGCCTGGGACCATGATCCGGCCGAGATCGCCGCCTTTGGTGCCAAGGGCATCATCCTGTCCGGCGGCCCGGAAACCACCACGCTGCCAGGCGCACCGGCTGCACCGCAGGAGGTGTTCGACAGCGGCCTGCCGCTGCTGGGCATCTGCTACGGCCTGCAGACCATGGCCAAGCAGCTGGGCGGCGGCACCGAAGCCGCTGACCAGCGCGAGTTCGGCCATGCCGAAGTGAAGCTGCAGGGCAACGACGCGCTGTTGGGTGGTCTGTCCGACCACAACGGCGAGCCGCGCCTGGATGTGTGGATGAGCCATGGCGATCACGTCACCCACGTGCCGCCGGGTTTCGCTATTACCGCCGTGACCGATCGCATCCCGGTGGCCGCAATGGCCAACGAGGAAAAGCGTTGGTACGGCGTGCAGTTCCACCCGGAAGTGACCCACACCAAGCAGGGCTCGGCGCTGCTCAAGCGCTTTGTCACCGATATCTGCGGCTGCGCCACCTTGTGGACCGCTGCCAACATCATCGACGACCAGATCGCCCGCGTGCGCGAGCAGGTTGGCAGCGATGAGGTCATCCTCGGCCTGTCCGGTGGCGTTGATTCCTCGGTGGTTGCCGCGCTGCTGCACAAGGCCATCGGCACGCAGCTGACCTGCGTGTTCGTCGACACCGGCCTGCTGCGCTTCCAGGAAGGCGACCAGGTCATGCAGATGATGGCCGACAACATGGGCGTCAAGGTCGTGCGCGTGAATGCCGCCGACCGTTACTTCAAGGCACTGGAAGGCGTCAGCGATCCGGAAGCCAAGCGCAAGATCATCGGCAACCTGTTCGTCGAGATCTTCGATGAAGAATCGAACAAGCTAAGCAATGCCAAGTGGCTGGCACAGGGCACGATCTATCCGGACGTGATCGAGTCGGCCGGCAGCAAGACCGGCAAGGCGCACGTCATCAAGAGCCACCACAACGTGGGGGGCCTGCCGGCGGACATGAAGCTCAAGCTGGTTGAGCCGCTGCGCGAACTGTTCAAGGACGAAGTGCGTCGCCTCGGCGTCGAGCTTGGTCTGCCGCGTGCGATGGTCTATCGCCATCCGTTCCCGGGCCCGGGCCTGGGCGTGCGCATCCTCGGCGAAGTGAAGCGTGAGTATGCCGAGCTGCTGGGCAAGGCCGATGCGATCTTCATCGAAGAACTGCGTGCCGCTGACCTGTACGACAAGACCAGCCAGGCGTTCGCCGTGTTCCTGCCGGTCAAGTCGGTGGGCGTGGTGGGCGATGCGCGTGCCTATGAGTGGGTGATCGCACTGCGTGCAGTGGAGACCATCGACTTCATGACCGCGCATTGGGCGCACCTGCCGTACGATTTCCTCGGCCGCGTTTCCAACCGCATCATCAATGAGCTGCGCGGTGTTTCGCGTGTGGTCTACGACATCTCCGGCAAGCCGCCGGCGACGATCGAGTGGGAGTGA
- a CDS encoding LrgB family protein — protein sequence MNLEAVISHPLQLLWPLFWAVVTVGAYVLAKRLYGRIQQGWASPLITAPLVLLALALLLHANYHDYLRGTHWLMAMLGPATVAFAVPIYQQRALIARHWQVLGAGVLVGSATAIIAAWLMARALHLSPELQLSLAPRSVTTPFAMDVSGRIGGIPELTAVFVIITGICGALFGQLLLKFLPVRSAMARGALFGMGAHGMGVAKARELGESEGAIAGLVMVMAGLVNVAAAPLLVALL from the coding sequence ATGAATCTTGAAGCCGTCATCAGCCATCCGCTGCAGCTGCTCTGGCCGCTGTTCTGGGCCGTGGTCACGGTGGGTGCCTATGTGCTGGCCAAGCGCCTCTACGGGCGCATCCAGCAGGGCTGGGCATCGCCACTGATCACCGCGCCGTTGGTGTTGTTGGCGCTGGCCTTGCTGCTGCACGCCAACTACCACGACTACCTTCGCGGCACGCATTGGCTGATGGCCATGCTGGGGCCGGCCACGGTCGCCTTCGCCGTGCCGATCTACCAGCAGCGTGCGCTGATCGCGCGGCATTGGCAGGTGCTCGGTGCTGGCGTGCTGGTAGGCAGCGCCACGGCCATCATCGCGGCGTGGCTGATGGCCCGCGCGTTGCATCTGTCCCCCGAGTTGCAGCTGAGCCTGGCGCCGCGCTCGGTGACCACGCCATTCGCGATGGATGTGTCCGGCCGTATTGGTGGCATCCCCGAACTGACCGCAGTGTTCGTGATCATCACCGGCATCTGCGGCGCACTGTTTGGTCAGCTGCTGCTGAAGTTTCTGCCGGTGCGTAGCGCGATGGCGCGCGGTGCGCTGTTCGGCATGGGCGCGCACGGCATGGGCGTGGCCAAGGCGCGTGAGCTGGGCGAAAGCGAGGGGGCAATTGCCGGCTTGGTGATGGTGATGGCAGGCTTGGTGAACGTTGCCGCAGCGCCGTTGTTGGTGGCGCTGCTGTAG
- a CDS encoding fimbrial protein translates to MTCNTPTALKMGAAALALTALLCSSAQAASGSITFKGEIVQSTCDVTTASIDQTVTIGKFPTTLFKNVGDVSAPKSFSIGLQNCAAGTYTLRFDGIVPAGHPELLAVSAATGIGIEILDHNENLFPINQDIKDPAVVTVGTTGTATVNLKARYKSYSKAVTAGAADANSTFSIEYR, encoded by the coding sequence ATGACGTGCAACACCCCCACGGCTCTGAAGATGGGCGCCGCCGCCCTGGCGTTGACGGCACTGCTGTGCTCCTCCGCACAGGCTGCGTCGGGCTCGATCACCTTCAAGGGCGAAATCGTGCAGTCCACCTGTGACGTCACCACCGCCAGCATCGACCAGACCGTCACGATCGGCAAGTTCCCCACCACGCTGTTCAAGAACGTGGGTGATGTCTCGGCGCCGAAGAGCTTCAGCATCGGCCTGCAGAACTGCGCCGCCGGCACCTATACCCTGCGTTTCGACGGCATTGTGCCTGCCGGCCATCCGGAATTGCTGGCAGTCAGCGCCGCCACCGGCATCGGCATTGAAATCCTCGACCACAATGAAAACCTGTTCCCGATCAACCAGGACATCAAGGACCCGGCCGTCGTCACCGTCGGTACCACCGGCACCGCCACGGTCAACCTGAAGGCACGTTACAAGTCCTACTCCAAAGCCGTGACTGCAGGCGCAGCGGACGCCAACTCGACGTTCTCGATCGAGTACCGCTAA
- a CDS encoding fimbrial biogenesis chaperone encodes MALLIVFGIGGQIASAAVHVETTRVIYSGHAASAALTLSNRSTLPYMVQTWLDDGDGMPEGKSLPMLLTPPLMQLSAGEQAVLRAIYSGSGLPQDRESLFWVNVQEIPPRSEASNVLQVAIRTRIKLFYRPAALDTTLEEAAHALQWRMAGDQLQVTNRSPLHITFAEVQGRATAGPDRKVDLDMIAPGQSMSIPVAALDLHGSSTLRFSYINDFGGITELADVAVTR; translated from the coding sequence ATGGCACTGCTGATCGTCTTCGGCATTGGCGGCCAAATCGCGTCCGCCGCCGTGCACGTGGAAACCACGCGCGTGATCTACAGCGGCCACGCGGCATCGGCTGCGCTGACTCTGAGCAACCGCAGCACGCTGCCTTACATGGTGCAGACCTGGCTGGATGACGGGGACGGCATGCCCGAGGGTAAAAGCTTGCCGATGCTGCTGACCCCGCCCCTGATGCAGTTGTCGGCCGGCGAACAGGCGGTGCTCAGGGCGATCTACTCGGGCAGCGGTTTGCCGCAGGACCGGGAGTCACTGTTCTGGGTGAATGTGCAGGAAATACCGCCGCGCTCCGAAGCCAGCAACGTCCTGCAGGTGGCCATCCGCACCCGCATCAAGCTGTTCTATCGACCGGCCGCGCTCGACACCACGCTGGAGGAAGCTGCCCATGCGCTTCAGTGGCGCATGGCCGGCGACCAGCTGCAGGTGACCAATCGCAGTCCTCTGCACATCACGTTCGCCGAAGTGCAAGGCCGGGCAACAGCCGGCCCCGACAGGAAAGTCGACCTGGACATGATCGCACCCGGGCAGTCGATGAGTATTCCCGTCGCGGCGCTCGATCTGCACGGCAGCAGCACACTGCGCTTTTCCTACATAAATGACTTCGGCGGCATCACCGAACTTGCAGACGTCGCCGTGACGCGCTGA
- a CDS encoding fimbria/pilus outer membrane usher protein yields the protein MLRTIRATLRRDTFVPRLAPLAVALNTLGIGTAVAAPQFNLDFLRGAQNEDDVAMLSSPGSVLPGTYPFSVYLNGDEIAREDIRFERLASGEVQPCLTRTRLRAWSIRLPNGQRDPQVQARCESLPALLAGSQVSYNGNQQRLDLQVPQVHLHTLPRGYIRHALRDQGINALLVEYTLNGSHDRQEHADNSNYLYASINSGLNLGMWRLRHTANLNRTSNDPATGNRTHWRSRSFRVETDLGSQRSRLVLGDSYTAYGVFDSVRFRGAKLANDDDMLAFSQRSYAPVVRGMAPTGGRVEVRQDGHLVHSINVAPGPFEIKDVVPNRMSGELEVSVIGADGAVQRHRQAFSAVETMLRPGLTHYELSAGILRNGEERYRPGFVQATLAHGLPSSATPYGGLLVAQNYQSIAMGVAHDLGRFGSASIDISHARTQLASGGSRTGQSYRFLYSKSLNARGTEFRLVGHRYSTSGYYGFSDAANEHEQWRNDHYERWEEDFETSDSAASADPAWRPPARQAITSARYQNKRSHLEVAVDQRILDDYSLNFSYSSQNYWAAQARERNLHLGFNGRIGAVNYSLFFRDTRSRRGRSDRNLGVSLTVPLGRRAAARANAVSAYSHSRNSGANYQAGINGTAMRSEKLGYGLNLGHSDRGSSAAVNANYTGSKGSLSFGATRARDYQQVNWGASGAWVVHGNGLTLAQSLHSSNVLVHATDGAGIGLENQSGVRLDRRGYGVISGVAAYRNNRVALRSDDLGADIDASRINGTVVPTRGALVRMDFDTRRGSNLMVHSLLGNGKRVPMGAEVFDHDGHKRGVAGPDGTLFVSGVRPDDSLSVRWGQETYQACELHLASLQLSASTIKSQGYRHVDLQCTQSGAQPRDRP from the coding sequence ATGCTTCGCACAATCCGCGCCACCCTGCGGAGGGACACGTTTGTCCCTCGTTTGGCACCGCTCGCCGTCGCGCTCAATACCCTGGGTATCGGCACTGCAGTTGCGGCGCCCCAGTTCAACCTCGACTTCCTGCGCGGTGCGCAGAACGAAGACGACGTGGCCATGCTGTCGAGTCCAGGCTCGGTGTTGCCCGGCACGTATCCGTTTTCCGTCTACCTCAACGGCGATGAAATCGCCCGCGAGGATATCCGCTTCGAGCGCCTGGCCAGCGGCGAGGTGCAGCCCTGCCTGACCCGTACACGCCTGCGGGCCTGGAGCATCCGCCTACCCAACGGCCAGCGCGACCCGCAGGTACAGGCTCGCTGTGAATCGTTGCCGGCCCTGCTGGCAGGCAGCCAGGTCAGCTATAACGGCAATCAGCAGCGACTCGACCTGCAGGTGCCGCAGGTTCATCTGCATACACTGCCGCGCGGCTATATCCGTCATGCGTTGCGTGACCAAGGCATCAATGCGCTGTTGGTCGAATACACCTTGAACGGCTCGCATGACCGGCAGGAACACGCCGACAACAGCAATTATCTGTATGCCTCGATCAATAGCGGACTGAATCTGGGCATGTGGCGGCTGCGTCATACCGCCAATCTCAACCGCACGTCGAATGACCCCGCCACCGGCAACCGCACGCATTGGCGATCACGCAGTTTCCGCGTCGAGACCGACCTGGGCTCGCAACGCAGCAGACTGGTGCTGGGCGACAGCTATACCGCTTACGGCGTGTTCGACAGCGTCCGTTTCCGCGGTGCGAAGCTGGCCAACGACGATGACATGCTCGCCTTCAGTCAACGCAGCTATGCACCGGTGGTACGCGGCATGGCCCCCACCGGCGGCCGCGTCGAGGTACGGCAGGACGGGCACCTGGTCCACTCCATCAACGTCGCGCCGGGGCCTTTCGAGATCAAGGACGTCGTTCCCAATCGCATGAGTGGCGAATTGGAAGTGTCGGTGATTGGTGCAGACGGTGCCGTGCAACGCCATCGCCAGGCGTTCTCCGCCGTTGAAACCATGCTCCGGCCAGGTCTGACCCACTACGAGCTCAGCGCAGGCATCCTGCGCAATGGCGAAGAACGCTACCGGCCCGGGTTTGTGCAGGCCACCCTCGCCCACGGCCTGCCCTCCAGCGCCACCCCCTATGGCGGCCTGCTGGTGGCGCAGAACTACCAGTCCATCGCCATGGGCGTGGCGCATGACCTGGGCCGTTTCGGTTCGGCTTCCATCGACATCAGCCACGCGCGCACCCAACTGGCCAGCGGCGGCAGTCGCACCGGCCAGAGCTACCGCTTCCTCTACTCCAAGTCCCTGAACGCGCGTGGCACCGAGTTCCGCTTGGTCGGCCATCGCTATTCCACCTCGGGCTACTACGGCTTCAGCGACGCGGCCAATGAGCACGAACAGTGGCGCAACGACCACTACGAACGCTGGGAGGAGGACTTCGAAACCAGCGACAGCGCCGCATCCGCCGATCCGGCCTGGCGCCCTCCGGCGCGGCAGGCGATAACAAGCGCGCGCTACCAAAACAAGCGCAGCCACCTGGAAGTCGCGGTTGACCAGCGCATTCTCGACGACTACTCGCTCAACTTCAGCTACAGCAGCCAGAATTACTGGGCAGCACAGGCACGCGAGCGCAACCTTCACTTGGGTTTCAATGGTCGTATTGGTGCGGTCAACTACAGCCTCTTTTTCCGTGACACGCGCAGCCGCCGTGGTCGCTCGGACCGCAACCTGGGGGTGTCGCTTACCGTTCCACTGGGCCGCAGGGCCGCGGCACGTGCCAATGCCGTCAGCGCTTACAGCCACTCCCGCAACTCCGGTGCCAACTACCAGGCGGGCATCAACGGCACGGCCATGCGCAGCGAGAAACTGGGCTATGGGCTGAACCTGGGCCATTCCGATCGCGGCAGCTCCGCTGCGGTCAATGCCAACTACACCGGCAGCAAAGGAAGCCTGAGCTTCGGTGCAACCCGGGCGCGTGACTACCAGCAGGTGAACTGGGGAGCCAGCGGGGCCTGGGTGGTGCACGGCAACGGCCTCACCCTGGCGCAGTCGTTGCATTCAAGCAACGTGCTGGTGCATGCCACCGACGGCGCCGGCATCGGCCTGGAAAACCAGTCGGGCGTCCGCCTGGACCGGCGCGGTTATGGCGTCATTTCCGGCGTGGCCGCCTACCGCAACAACCGCGTGGCCTTGCGCAGCGATGACCTGGGTGCCGACATCGATGCCAGCCGGATCAACGGCACGGTGGTTCCCACCCGTGGCGCTCTGGTACGCATGGATTTCGATACACGCCGTGGCAGCAACCTGATGGTCCACTCCCTGCTCGGCAACGGCAAGCGAGTACCGATGGGTGCGGAAGTGTTCGACCACGATGGCCACAAGCGTGGCGTGGCCGGCCCCGATGGAACCCTGTTCGTCAGCGGCGTGCGCCCCGACGACAGCCTGTCCGTGCGCTGGGGACAGGAAACCTACCAGGCCTGTGAACTGCACCTGGCCTCGCTGCAGCTGTCCGCCAGCACCATCAAAAGCCAGGGCTACCGCCATGTGGACCTGCAATGCACCCAATCCGGTGCGCAACCCCGAGATCGACCATGA
- a CDS encoding fimbrial protein, protein MTYLIRNLCLLLVLLLPQAAAAMSCKETFSETVHQQINLLNDITISRGDAVRGRLLWRSEEFSISFRCLDAQSAPDGEYAFFYWDPDNSIAQLHPSIEVGVTIGNTDHRINGGTARLLVGAGTVPPANRPNCKKHWNHSKAKRCATSNVLGVTFSIYIKATGLPPPVNGLINNSRSFDLFQVDGDGGLNTSPGSNYRAGIGGLGHIRFIACNPEIRIVANAGSTVDFGRISTSTIHMGETNKMSFWLEVDMTHPTAGGQCSQQMLMATFDTANKLYEGTVILPRRNGNFGIVLSDPASSERYIPMKKTIPLGTVNHGMTRKEFRASLFWMDEEPALGPFSATATVNVTFR, encoded by the coding sequence ATGACGTACCTGATTCGAAACCTGTGCCTGCTGCTCGTGCTGCTTCTGCCGCAGGCAGCAGCGGCAATGTCCTGCAAGGAAACGTTTTCCGAAACCGTCCATCAACAGATCAATCTGCTCAACGACATCACCATCTCCCGCGGTGACGCCGTGCGCGGCAGGCTGTTGTGGCGTTCGGAGGAGTTCAGCATCAGCTTCCGTTGCCTGGACGCGCAGTCCGCGCCCGATGGCGAGTATGCGTTTTTCTATTGGGACCCCGACAACAGCATCGCGCAGCTCCATCCTTCCATCGAGGTCGGGGTAACCATTGGCAATACCGACCATCGCATCAATGGCGGAACGGCGCGGCTGCTGGTCGGCGCAGGCACCGTGCCGCCGGCAAACCGGCCCAACTGCAAAAAGCATTGGAACCATTCCAAAGCAAAACGCTGCGCAACGTCCAACGTACTGGGTGTCACCTTCTCGATCTACATCAAGGCAACCGGGCTTCCCCCGCCGGTCAATGGCCTGATCAACAACAGCCGCAGCTTCGATCTGTTCCAGGTCGATGGCGATGGCGGCTTGAACACCAGCCCGGGCTCCAATTACCGCGCGGGCATCGGCGGACTGGGTCATATCCGTTTCATCGCCTGCAACCCGGAAATCCGGATCGTGGCCAATGCCGGCAGCACCGTCGATTTCGGCAGGATCTCCACGTCCACCATCCATATGGGCGAGACCAACAAGATGTCGTTCTGGCTCGAAGTGGACATGACCCACCCGACCGCTGGCGGACAATGCAGCCAGCAGATGCTGATGGCCACCTTCGACACCGCAAACAAGCTGTATGAGGGCACCGTCATCCTGCCGCGCCGCAACGGCAACTTTGGCATCGTGTTGTCCGACCCTGCCAGCAGCGAGCGCTACATTCCGATGAAGAAGACCATCCCCTTGGGCACGGTGAACCACGGCATGACCCGCAAGGAGTTCAGGGCGTCGCTGTTCTGGATGGATGAGGAGCCTGCACTGGGGCCGTTCTCGGCTACAGCTACGGTGAATGTCACTTTCCGTTGA
- a CDS encoding DMT family transporter gives MRAALLMFGSAMAFGLMAVAIRLATRYVPTQEVAFFRNSFGLLALLPMLIRPGHAPLRTQQLPRYFLRSAIGLASMLCAFWAIGHLPLSQAISLSYSTPLFVTIAAVLWLGEKVRFRRWAAVIVGFIGVLVIVRPGAHGFELGSLVAVAAAVLSALVAIQIKQLTRIDGPDTVVLYTYAFWVPLSLIPALFVWVWPTGIAWLWLVATGVLGTIGQLFWTRALKLGEVSALTPISFTQLPLVVLMGWLLFGETLDRWTVIGALIILGSNAYIAHREAVLARRAATHAPIAAAKPGE, from the coding sequence ATGCGCGCCGCCCTGCTGATGTTCGGCAGCGCCATGGCCTTCGGCCTGATGGCGGTGGCCATCCGCCTGGCTACCCGCTACGTGCCAACCCAGGAAGTGGCGTTCTTCCGCAACAGCTTCGGCCTGCTGGCGTTGTTGCCCATGCTGATCCGCCCCGGTCACGCGCCCTTGCGCACCCAGCAACTGCCGCGCTATTTCCTGCGCAGCGCGATTGGCCTGGCATCGATGCTGTGTGCGTTCTGGGCCATCGGTCACCTGCCGCTGTCGCAGGCCATTTCGCTGTCGTATTCCACGCCGCTGTTCGTCACCATCGCCGCGGTGCTGTGGCTGGGCGAGAAGGTCCGCTTCCGCCGCTGGGCAGCCGTGATCGTCGGCTTCATCGGCGTGCTGGTGATCGTGCGTCCGGGCGCGCATGGCTTCGAACTCGGCAGTCTGGTCGCGGTGGCTGCAGCCGTGCTCAGCGCGCTGGTCGCAATCCAGATCAAACAGCTCACCCGCATCGATGGGCCCGACACCGTGGTGCTCTATACCTATGCGTTCTGGGTACCACTGTCGCTGATACCGGCGCTGTTCGTGTGGGTCTGGCCAACCGGAATCGCCTGGCTATGGCTGGTGGCCACCGGCGTGCTGGGCACCATCGGCCAACTGTTCTGGACGCGGGCACTGAAGCTGGGCGAAGTCTCCGCACTCACGCCGATCAGCTTCACCCAGCTGCCGCTGGTGGTGCTGATGGGCTGGCTGCTGTTTGGCGAGACACTGGACCGCTGGACCGTGATCGGCGCACTGATCATCCTTGGCTCCAATGCCTATATCGCCCACCGTGAAGCGGTTCTGGCGCGCCGTGCGGCAACGCACGCCCCGATCGCCGCCGCCAAGCCCGGCGAGTAA
- the murB gene encoding UDP-N-acetylmuramate dehydrogenase: MMIAAPAWSLTENAPLRQLNTFHVDAHAPRMLRVADPNVLPEALAAVADADLLVLGSGSNVLLAADPEDVVLVFENRDITALEHRTDHTIVRAGAGVIWHELVMWSLQEGLSGLENLALIPGTVGAAPIQNIGAYGVQVGEFIQAVEAWDRQEQCWVRLDQDACQFAYRDSLFKHEADRYLITAVEFRLPLLHELQLDYAGIREELKAMGIEFPVSADVANAVIAIRRRKLPDPDVLGNAGSFFKNPILPLEQVDVLLQHYPELPVFPGNDDSNRKVSAAWMIEKAGFKGQRDGDAGVSPTHALVLVNHGNASGAELLAFARRVSAAVLEKFGVPIEPEPRLVGARW, encoded by the coding sequence ATGATGATTGCCGCCCCCGCTTGGTCCCTGACCGAAAACGCTCCACTGCGCCAGCTCAACACTTTCCATGTCGACGCACACGCACCGCGCATGCTGCGCGTGGCCGACCCCAACGTGCTGCCCGAAGCGCTGGCTGCCGTGGCCGATGCCGATCTGCTGGTGCTGGGCAGCGGCAGCAATGTGCTGCTGGCCGCCGATCCAGAAGACGTGGTGCTGGTATTTGAAAACCGCGACATCACCGCGCTTGAACACCGTACCGATCACACCATCGTCCGCGCAGGTGCCGGCGTTATCTGGCATGAGCTGGTGATGTGGTCGCTGCAGGAAGGCCTGTCAGGGCTGGAAAACCTCGCCCTGATTCCCGGCACCGTTGGTGCCGCGCCGATCCAGAACATCGGTGCCTATGGTGTCCAGGTTGGCGAATTCATCCAGGCCGTTGAAGCCTGGGACCGTCAGGAGCAGTGCTGGGTACGCCTGGACCAGGACGCCTGCCAGTTCGCCTACCGCGACAGCCTGTTCAAGCACGAAGCCGACCGCTACCTGATCACCGCCGTGGAGTTCCGCCTGCCGCTGCTGCACGAACTGCAGCTGGACTACGCCGGTATCCGCGAGGAACTGAAGGCGATGGGAATCGAGTTCCCGGTATCGGCCGATGTCGCCAATGCGGTCATCGCCATCCGCCGCCGCAAACTGCCCGATCCGGATGTGCTGGGCAATGCTGGCAGCTTCTTCAAGAACCCCATTCTGCCGCTCGAACAGGTCGACGTGTTGCTGCAGCACTATCCCGAGTTGCCGGTTTTCCCCGGCAATGACGACAGCAACCGCAAGGTGTCGGCGGCATGGATGATTGAAAAGGCCGGTTTCAAGGGCCAGCGCGACGGTGATGCCGGCGTGTCCCCCACGCATGCGCTGGTACTGGTCAACCATGGCAACGCCAGCGGCGCCGAACTGCTGGCGTTTGCACGGCGCGTCTCGGCCGCCGTGCTGGAGAAGTTCGGCGTACCCATCGAACCCGAGCCCAGGTTGGTCGGCGCCCGCTGGTGA
- a CDS encoding LysR family transcriptional regulator, with translation MDIRQLRMLVEVVRHNGFSAAAEAVFATQPTLSKAIRQLEDELGEVLLERSRQGVRLTPAGQIVYRRALALLGEREDMLRELQELRGLQRGELHLGLASLGSDILFAPVFAQFRQRYPQIELQVLERGSEALEESLRAGEIELAASLLPVADDLDWQPVRTEPLVALLPAGHPLATRRTLKLQDLAEVSFVLFEKGFMLNRRIIKACMARGFTPREVSRSAQPDFIVALVAAGLGVAMLPRMIAQARQRPDVVLVALDEPELDWKMAVAWRRGGFLSAAAQAWLALVAEQHGHTMPAD, from the coding sequence ATGGATATCCGACAGCTCCGCATGCTGGTCGAGGTGGTACGCCACAACGGCTTTTCTGCCGCCGCCGAAGCGGTCTTCGCCACCCAGCCGACCCTGAGCAAGGCGATCCGGCAGCTGGAGGACGAGCTTGGCGAGGTGTTGCTGGAACGCTCACGCCAAGGTGTGCGGCTGACCCCGGCCGGTCAGATCGTCTACCGGCGCGCCCTGGCGCTGCTCGGTGAGCGCGAGGACATGCTGCGCGAACTGCAGGAGCTGCGCGGCCTGCAGCGGGGCGAACTGCACCTGGGCCTGGCGTCGCTGGGCAGCGACATCCTGTTCGCCCCGGTATTTGCCCAGTTCCGGCAGCGCTATCCGCAGATTGAGCTGCAGGTGCTCGAGCGCGGCAGCGAGGCGCTGGAAGAAAGCCTGCGCGCCGGCGAGATTGAGCTGGCCGCCAGCCTGTTGCCGGTGGCCGACGACCTGGACTGGCAACCGGTGCGCACCGAACCGCTGGTCGCGCTGCTGCCAGCCGGCCACCCGCTGGCGACACGACGCACATTGAAACTGCAGGACCTCGCCGAGGTGTCGTTCGTACTGTTCGAAAAAGGCTTCATGCTCAACCGCCGCATCATCAAGGCCTGCATGGCGCGCGGCTTCACCCCGCGCGAGGTCAGCCGCAGTGCGCAACCGGATTTCATCGTGGCGCTGGTTGCCGCCGGGCTGGGGGTGGCGATGCTGCCACGGATGATCGCGCAGGCGCGACAACGCCCGGACGTGGTGCTGGTGGCATTGGACGAGCCGGAGCTGGACTGGAAGATGGCCGTTGCGTGGCGTCGCGGCGGCTTTCTATCCGCCGCCGCGCAGGCCTGGCTGGCGCTAGTGGCGGAGCAGCATGGCCACACCATGCCAGCGGACTAG